In one Silene latifolia isolate original U9 population chromosome 10, ASM4854445v1, whole genome shotgun sequence genomic region, the following are encoded:
- the LOC141605552 gene encoding putative E3 ubiquitin-protein ligase RZFP34: MMEANMKQNESVQLLEVNGSPQKSPTVMQLMLKSLQDSPDDPSIILEKGCMEYGCQHYRRRCRIKAPCCNQIFDCRHCHNEAMNNIKIDKLKRHDVPRHQVQQVICSFCGTEQEVRQVCVNCGVCMGKYFCEICKLFDDDTSKKQYHCEGCGICRIGGRENFFHCYKCGCCYSVLLKNSHSCVEGAMHHDCPVCFEYLFESRNDVTVLPCGHTIHKNCLKEMQEHCQYACPICSKSVCDMSKVWEEFDLEIAATPMPEPYLDKMVSILCNDCGSKSCVQYHIMAQKCPECKSYNTRQMRG, encoded by the exons ATGATGGAAGCAAATATGAAGCAGAATGAGTCAGTGCAGCTTCTTGAGGTAAATGGTTCACCGCAAAAGTCCCCAACAGTGATGCAACTGATGTTGAAAAGCTTACAAGATTCTCCCGACGATCCCAGTATTATCCTCGAGAAGGGTTGTATGGAATACGG TTGTCAGCATTACAGGCGGCGGTGCCGAATTAAAGCTCCATGCTGTAACCAGATATTTGACTGTCGCCATTGTCATAATGAAGCCATG AATAATATCAAGATTGACAAGTTGAAGAGACATGACGTTCCTAGACATCAAGTTCAACAG GTGATTTGCTCCTTCTGTGGTACTGAACAAGAA GTTCGacaagtgtgtgttaactgtggcGTGTGCATGGGAAAATACTTTTGTGAGATTTGCAAGTTATTTGATGATGAT ACATCTAAGAAGCAGTATCATTGTGAAGGTTGTGGAATCTGTAG AATTGGAGGCCGAGAAAATTTCTTTCACTGTTACAAATGTGGTTGTTGTTACTCTGTTCTTCTGAAAAATAGCCACTCTTGTGTGGAGGGTGCAATGCATCACGATTGTCCTGTGTGTTTTgag TATCTGTTTGAGTCAAGAAATGATGTTACAGTGTTGCCATGTGGGCACACTATACACAAAAACTGTCTGAAGGAAATGCAAGAGCATTGCCA ATATGCTTGCCCCATCTGCTCAAAGTCAGTTTGTGACATGTCTAAAGTCTGGgaggaatttgacttggaaattgcAGCAACACCAATGCCAGAGCCTTATCTGGACAAGATG GTCTCAATTCTTTGCAATGACTGTGGGTCTAAATCATGTGTCCAGTACCATATTATGGCTCAAAAGTGCCCTGAATGCAAATCTTACAATACCCGCCAAATGAGGGGATGA